A genomic window from Diospyros lotus cultivar Yz01 chromosome 2, ASM1463336v1, whole genome shotgun sequence includes:
- the LOC127795839 gene encoding uncharacterized protein LOC127795839 isoform X2, which translates to MKSIRFDLQPTQFLPSCPCTKKEQQSLSEQQKASLLISPGPSFCLIIQDIVLFNGGNSFANHMFSVCLCGGGGETARMKKSPVHLRYEAGNYGFDPKLDFSQFLEEARKHASEEKPEGAAQPEEGKKKRKSWKRSLFPWWKSEQKSNSSREAPARSHSSKSRYGNVSAPSPIRESGGAGATGKPRRPTSGPLTGLFQFHPTKRVENEMPYLCLDKLTTDPYDVHSYGPVYLVT; encoded by the exons ATGAAATCTATTCGATTCGATTTACAGCCAACACAG TTTCTTCCTTCCTGTCCCTGCACAAAGAAAGAACAGCAAAGCTTGAGCGAGCAGCAAAAGGCttctcttctcatttctcctGGACCAAG TTTCTGCCTTATCATCCAAGATATTGTCCTTTTCAATGGCGGCAATTCCTTTGCCAACCATATGTTTTCTGTATGTTTatgtggtggtggtggagaaACT GCAAGGATGAAGAAATCTCCTGTCCACCTGAGGTATGAGGCTGGGAACTATGGTTTCGATCCGAAGCTCGATTTTTCACAG TTCCTGGAAGAGGCAAGAAAGCACGCGAGCGAAGAGAAACCTGAGGGTGCGGCACAGCCAGAAGAaggcaagaagaagaggaagtcaTGGAAGAGGTCTTTGTTCCCATGGTGGAAATCTGAGCAGAAGAGCAATTCCAGCAGGGAAGCCCCAGCCAGATCTCACTCATCCAAGTCGAGATACGGCAATGTTTCTGCCCCCAGCCCGATTCGCGAGAGCGGAGGTGCTGGAGCCACCGGGAAGCCCCGGCGGCCAACATCGGGGCCCCTCACGGGTCTCTTCCAGTTCCACCCAACAAAGAGAGTGGAGAATGAGATGCCCTATCTGTGCCTGGACAAGCTGACTACCGACCCTTATGATGTTCATTCCTATGGCCCGGTTTACTTGGTTACATAG
- the LOC127795839 gene encoding uncharacterized protein LOC127795839 isoform X3: MSKAMNEIYSIRFTANTVSSFLSLHKERTAKLERAAKGFSSHFSWTKARMKKSPVHLRYEAGNYGFDPKLDFSQFLEEARKHASEEKPEGAAQPEEGKKKRKSWKRSLFPWWKSEQKSNSSREAPARSHSSKSRYGNVSAPSPIRESGGAGATGKPRRPTSGPLTGLFQFHPTKRVENEMPYLCLDKLTTDPYDVHSYGPVYLVT; this comes from the exons ATGTCAAAAGCCATGAATGAAATCTATTCGATTCGATTTACAGCCAACACAG TTTCTTCCTTCCTGTCCCTGCACAAAGAAAGAACAGCAAAGCTTGAGCGAGCAGCAAAAGGCttctcttctcatttctcctGGACCAAG GCAAGGATGAAGAAATCTCCTGTCCACCTGAGGTATGAGGCTGGGAACTATGGTTTCGATCCGAAGCTCGATTTTTCACAG TTCCTGGAAGAGGCAAGAAAGCACGCGAGCGAAGAGAAACCTGAGGGTGCGGCACAGCCAGAAGAaggcaagaagaagaggaagtcaTGGAAGAGGTCTTTGTTCCCATGGTGGAAATCTGAGCAGAAGAGCAATTCCAGCAGGGAAGCCCCAGCCAGATCTCACTCATCCAAGTCGAGATACGGCAATGTTTCTGCCCCCAGCCCGATTCGCGAGAGCGGAGGTGCTGGAGCCACCGGGAAGCCCCGGCGGCCAACATCGGGGCCCCTCACGGGTCTCTTCCAGTTCCACCCAACAAAGAGAGTGGAGAATGAGATGCCCTATCTGTGCCTGGACAAGCTGACTACCGACCCTTATGATGTTCATTCCTATGGCCCGGTTTACTTGGTTACATAG
- the LOC127795840 gene encoding ubiquitin-conjugating enzyme E2 34-like, which yields MAEKACIKRLQREYRALCKEPVSNVTARPSPNDILEWHYVLEGSEGTPFAGGYYYGKIKFPPEYPFKPPGISMTTPNGRFMTQKKICLSMSDFHPESWNPMWSVSSILTGLLSFMMDKSPTTGSVTTSIAEKQRLAKSSLAFNCKNPTFRKIFPEYVEKYEEQQVSDQSVIEHPSRVLTAQERSRPLSEKIDNPIQDKKNKVEAPIWMMLLLVSVVGIVMALPLLQL from the exons ATGGCTGAGAAAGCATGTATAAAGCGCCTTCAGAGGGAATATAGAGCTCTTTGCAAA GAACCTGTTTCCAATGTGACAGCCCGGCCTTCCCCCAATGATATTCTTGAGTGgc ATTATGTACTAGAGGGAAGTGAAGGAACTCCGTTTGCAG GTGGATATTACTATGGGAAAATCAAGTTTCCGCCTGAGTATCCATTTAAACCTCCAGGAATCAG TATGACTACTCCAAATGGACGGTTCATGACACAAAAGAAAATCTGTCTATCTATGAGCGATT TTCATCCAGAAAGTTGGAACCCAATGTGGTCTGTATCAAG CATACTTACTGGCCTTCTTTCATTCATG ATGGACAAGAGTCCCACAACTGGCAGTGTAACCACTAGCATTGCCGAGAAGCAAAGGCTTGCAAAATCTAGTCTTGCTTTTAATTGTAAGAA CCCGACGTTTAGGAAAATCTTTCCCGAGTATGTGGAGAAGTATGAAGAGcagcaggtttcagatcagtcCGTTATAGAACATCCATCACGGGTTCTGACTGCGCAAGAAAGGTCCAGACCTCTGTCAGAGAAAATTGACAATCCTATCCAAGACAAGAAGAACAAAGTAGAAGCGCCAATCTGGATGATGCTGCTGCTGGTGTCTGTAGTTGGTATTGTAATGGCGCTACCATTGCTTCAACTTTGA
- the LOC127795842 gene encoding uncharacterized protein LOC127795842, producing the protein MKSCSRSVAAFALALVLILLSWPNGAETARLLLKKAQTSAMVSSQALKDLQEGRRDPFRKVESSFRRIPPSRSNPKQNKSKPQDKQFLTPNQFKTFRHLLR; encoded by the exons ATGAAGTCCTGCTCCAGATCAGTTGCCGCTTTTGCTCTTGCGCTTGTGCTGATTCTGCTTTCCTGGCCTAATGGTGCCGAGACAGCCCGTCTCCTACTCAAGAAAGCACAGACATCGGCTATGGTTTCCTCCCAGGCTCTGAAAGATTTGCAGGAAGGCAGGAGAGATCCCTTCAGGAAGGTGGAATCCAGCTTTCGGAGGATACCCCCAAGCAGATCGAATCCAAAGCAGAACAA GTCCAAACCTCAGGACAAGCAGTTTCTAACTCCTAATCAGTTCAAGACTTTTCGCCATTTGCTGCGTTGA
- the LOC127795837 gene encoding pumilio homolog 23: MVSIGSKALPMGKHKTSNLREDGFLAGKDNPYSKKRSMHRKSIKKTGLAGDHYTENLSGGVPDKAVKTPKISKHQNAVMPEASFLRKQVDPETATYYSEIANVIEGAEVDLEERSIICGNALEESRGKEVKLATDYVLSHTMQTLLEGCDVNHLCNFLQSCAKDFPRIAMDRSGSHVAETALKSLVVHLQDVETHSLIEETIAIICRVIVEDSVHMMCNCYSSHVLRSLLCFCKGVPLDSTQFHATKSSIVLAERLNFRQSQPDEHGSQYFQKAFPDLLRFVVLGMLNHAVKDISTLQDQYGSLVLQTALKLLVGNEEVLIQIIPILLGCNVDNAVEGHFIETTSVQSLLSLMKETAYSHLMEVILEVAPATLYDELLTKVFQSSLFKMSSHHCGNFVVQALVSHARCGTHMELIWEELGPKFEDLLGMGKPGVVASLIAASQRLHVYEHKSCQALAAAVCSVNESPGGIVPRILFLESYFSCNDKSNWTWPRGVKMHVMGSLILQLVFQFPSEFIQPYVSSITSMEADHVLEASKDSRGQRVIEGFLSSNSSSKQKRRLVMKLKGHFGELALHPSGSFTVEKCFDASNISLREAIVSELVTVESELFKTKQGPLLLRKFDVDGYAKRPDQWKAKQSSRQSAYKEFYAIFGSKETKPSKVDSFLAEAPRISRPETIKEMRKEIDASLASAAGPSSSMQFIANVNSTSKMKISGHKHHAERAKQNGETSMKHLMDDDASKGKNKRQKSKKHGIENVAMANKATDTVSHHQKTSHSADMKEKKRHRKDDSSKISRKKFKA, encoded by the exons ATGGTTTCTATTGGTTCCAAAGCTTTACCAATGGGAAAACATAAGACTAGTAATTTAAGAGAGGATGGGTTTTTGGCTGGGAAAGACAACCCTTATAGCAAGAAAAGAAGCATGCACCGAAAATCTATTAAGAAAACTGGTCTTGCTGGTGATCATTATACTGAAAATTTGTCTGGTGGCGTGCCCGATAAAGCTGTGAAAACtccaaaaatatcaaagcatCAGAATGCTGTGATGCCAGAAGCATCATTTCTCAG GAAACAGGTTGATCCTGAGACAGCCACATACTACTCAGAGATTGCTAATGTTATTGAAGGTGCTGAAGTTGACTTAGAGGAAAGGTCAATAATTTGTGGTAATGCATTGGAAGAAAGTAGAGGAAAAGAAGTCAAACTTGCCACTGATTATGTCCTCAGCCACACTATGCAAACCCTCCTCGAAGGTTGTGACGTGAACCACTTATGTAACTTTCTTCAAAGCTGTGCAAAGGACTTCCCTCGTATTGCAATGGATAGATCTGGTTCTCATGTTGCCGAGACAGCTCTCAAGTCTTTAGTTGTGCATCTTCAAGATGTTGAGACTCATTCTCTCATTGAAGAGACAATAGCTATTATATGCCGG GTGATTGTTGAGGATTCGGTTCATATGATGTGCAACTGTTATAGCTCTCATGTTTTGAGGagtcttctttgtttttgtaaAGGAGTGCCATTAGACTCTACCCAGTTTCATGCCACGAAGTCATCAATTGTTCTTGCGGAGCGGTTGAATTTCAGACAATCTCAACCTGATGAACATGGTTCACAATATTTTCAGAAGGCCTTTCCAGATCTATTAAGATTTGTTGTGTTAGGGATGTTAAACCATGCTGTAAAAGACATTTCAACACTTCAAGATCAGTACGGCAGTTTAGTTTTGCAg ACTGCTCTAAAGTTATTAGTCGGAAATGAGGAAGTGTTGATCCAAATAATTCCCATTCTTCTTGGCTGCAATGTGGATAATGCTGTTGAAGGGCATTTTATTGAAACAACTTCAGTGCAAAGCCTCCTAAGTTTGATGAAGGAAACTGCATATAGCCATTTAATGGAG GTCATCCTGGAAGTGGCTCCTGCAACCTTATATGATGAACTGTTAACAAAAGTCTTCCAAAGTTCATTGTTCAAGATGTCATCACATCACTGTGGGAACTTTGTTGTCCAGGCATTAGTTTCTCATGCCAGATGTGGAACTCAT ATGGAGCTTATATGGGAGGAACTTGGTCCAAAGTTTGAAGATCTTCTTGGGATGGGGAAACCAGGTGTCGTTGCATCTCTTATTGCTGCAAGTCAAAGGCTTCATGTCTATGAACATAAG AGTTGTCAGGCCCTTGCTGCAGCTGTTTGTTCAGTGAATGAGTCACCAGGAGGCATTGTACCTCGGATATTATTTCTTGAAAGCTACTTTAGCTGCAATGATAAATCCAACTGGACCTGGCCACGTGGGGTGAAGATGCACGTCATGGGTTCTTTGATCCTACAGTTGGTTTTTCAATTTCCAAGT GAATTCATTCAGCCTTATGTATCAAGTATCACATCCATGGAAGCTGACCATGTTCTTGAAGCATCCAAGGATTCTAGGGGGCAAAGGGTTATTGAAGGTTTTCTTAGTTCAAATTCTTCTAGCAAACAAAAACGCAGATTGGTTATGAA GCTTAAGGGACATTTTGGAGAGCTTGCATTGCATCCATCAGGCTCATTTACTGTTGAAAAGTGCTTCGATGCCAGTAACATATCACTAAGAGAGGCAATTGTATCAGAATTGGTAACTGTAGAATCAGAACTCTTCAAGACTAAGCAGGGCCCTCTGCTATTGAGGAAGTTTGATGTTGATGG ATATGCTAAGCGACCTGATCAATGGAAGGCAAAACAGTCATCAAGACAATCAGCTTATAAGGAGTTCTATGCTATATTTGGCTCAAAAGAAACCAAGCCAAGCAAGGTTGACAGCTTTCTTGCAGAAGCTCCTCGTATATCACGGCCAGAAACAATAAAGGAGATGAGGAAAGAGATTGACGCTTCCCTTGCTTCTGCAGCTGGACCATCATCCAGTATGCAATTTATAGCCAATGTGAACTCAAcatccaaaatgaaaatatcaGGCCATAAGCATCATGCAGAAAGGGCCAAACAGAACGGTGAGACTTCTATGAAACATCTTATGGATGATGATGcttcaaaaggaaaaaacaaaaggcAGAAAAGTAAGAAGCATGGAATTGAAAATGTTGCCATGGCTAATAAGGCAACTGATACCGTCAGCCACCATCAGAAAACATCCCATTCTGCTGAtatgaaagagaagaaacggcaCAGGAAGGATGACTCGTCCAAGATATCTCGAAAGAAGTTTAAAGCATGA
- the LOC127795839 gene encoding uncharacterized protein LOC127795839 isoform X1 — MSKAMNEIYSIRFTANTVSSFLSLHKERTAKLERAAKGFSSHFSWTKCLVVGFCIHSFCLIIQDIVLFNGGNSFANHMFSVCLCGGGGETARMKKSPVHLRYEAGNYGFDPKLDFSQFLEEARKHASEEKPEGAAQPEEGKKKRKSWKRSLFPWWKSEQKSNSSREAPARSHSSKSRYGNVSAPSPIRESGGAGATGKPRRPTSGPLTGLFQFHPTKRVENEMPYLCLDKLTTDPYDVHSYGPVYLVT; from the exons ATGTCAAAAGCCATGAATGAAATCTATTCGATTCGATTTACAGCCAACACAG TTTCTTCCTTCCTGTCCCTGCACAAAGAAAGAACAGCAAAGCTTGAGCGAGCAGCAAAAGGCttctcttctcatttctcctGGACCAAG TGTCTAGTTGTTGGGTTCTGTATACACAGTTTCTGCCTTATCATCCAAGATATTGTCCTTTTCAATGGCGGCAATTCCTTTGCCAACCATATGTTTTCTGTATGTTTatgtggtggtggtggagaaACT GCAAGGATGAAGAAATCTCCTGTCCACCTGAGGTATGAGGCTGGGAACTATGGTTTCGATCCGAAGCTCGATTTTTCACAG TTCCTGGAAGAGGCAAGAAAGCACGCGAGCGAAGAGAAACCTGAGGGTGCGGCACAGCCAGAAGAaggcaagaagaagaggaagtcaTGGAAGAGGTCTTTGTTCCCATGGTGGAAATCTGAGCAGAAGAGCAATTCCAGCAGGGAAGCCCCAGCCAGATCTCACTCATCCAAGTCGAGATACGGCAATGTTTCTGCCCCCAGCCCGATTCGCGAGAGCGGAGGTGCTGGAGCCACCGGGAAGCCCCGGCGGCCAACATCGGGGCCCCTCACGGGTCTCTTCCAGTTCCACCCAACAAAGAGAGTGGAGAATGAGATGCCCTATCTGTGCCTGGACAAGCTGACTACCGACCCTTATGATGTTCATTCCTATGGCCCGGTTTACTTGGTTACATAG